One stretch of Acidobacteriota bacterium DNA includes these proteins:
- a CDS encoding IscS subfamily cysteine desulfurase, whose product MKQIYLDHNATTPVDPEVIEAMLPYFKTGFGNASSVHSFGREAKVALETARERIAAFINCRPEELYFTSGGTESDNIAVLGTAHHLKNRRKHLVVGATEHHAVLQPAEHLARNEGFRLDLLPVDSEGFASPEKLAGLVSDDTALVSVMHGNNETGTIQDIRALTDVARDKNVLFHTDAVQSVGKVKVDVKDLGVDMLSLTGHKIYGPKGAGALFIRQGIKISPLFFGGSHEKKRRPGTENVPGVVGLATALEIAGERMEEDAARLGQLADFFIQAVLDKIPDCRLNSPRSNRIPPTVNISFNGVEGESIVLALDMEGVAVASGSACTSGAIEPSHVLTAMGVPAVTAQGAIRFSMGRSTTKDDLAHVLAVLPPIIERLRAMSPIYQQRK is encoded by the coding sequence ATGAAACAGATCTACCTTGACCATAACGCCACCACGCCGGTCGACCCGGAAGTCATCGAGGCCATGCTGCCGTACTTCAAGACCGGTTTCGGCAACGCCAGTTCCGTTCATTCGTTCGGGCGCGAAGCAAAGGTGGCCCTCGAGACCGCCCGCGAACGCATCGCCGCCTTTATCAACTGCCGGCCCGAGGAACTGTACTTCACCTCCGGCGGCACGGAGTCGGACAATATCGCCGTCCTGGGCACGGCGCATCACCTGAAGAACCGCCGCAAGCACCTTGTCGTCGGCGCGACCGAGCATCACGCCGTCCTTCAACCGGCCGAGCACCTGGCCCGCAACGAGGGATTCCGCCTCGATCTGCTGCCGGTCGACTCCGAGGGATTCGCCTCGCCGGAAAAACTGGCCGGGCTTGTGTCCGACGACACCGCTCTTGTCTCGGTCATGCACGGCAACAACGAAACCGGAACCATACAGGACATACGGGCGCTCACTGACGTGGCCCGCGACAAAAACGTGCTGTTCCACACCGATGCCGTGCAGTCGGTCGGCAAGGTAAAGGTGGACGTCAAAGACCTCGGCGTCGACATGCTTTCGCTGACTGGCCACAAGATTTACGGTCCCAAGGGCGCGGGTGCCTTGTTCATCCGTCAGGGGATCAAGATATCACCGCTGTTTTTCGGCGGCTCGCACGAGAAGAAGCGCCGCCCCGGCACCGAGAACGTTCCCGGCGTGGTCGGCCTGGCCACGGCGCTGGAGATTGCCGGAGAGCGCATGGAAGAAGATGCCGCCCGCCTGGGGCAACTCGCCGATTTCTTTATCCAGGCCGTGCTGGACAAAATCCCCGACTGCCGCCTGAACAGCCCCCGGAGCAACCGCATCCCGCCGACCGTCAACATCTCGTTTAACGGCGTCGAGGGCGAGTCGATTGTCCTGGCTCTGGACATGGAAGGTGTCGCTGTCGCCTCCGGTTCCGCCTGCACTTCCGGGGCCATTGAACCCTCGCACGTGCTGACCGCCATGGGCGTCCCGGCCGTGACCGCGCAGGGCGCCATCCGGTTTTCGATGGGCCGCTCGACCACGAAAGACGACCTGGCACACGTCCTGGCCGTCCTGCCGCCGATCATCGAACGCCTGCGCGCCATGTCGCCGATCTACCAGCAACGCAAATAG
- a CDS encoding BamA/TamA family outer membrane protein — protein MKRFVPVALAGMLLTVAFSLARADDRATLRWIRSKPPIDSIAVEGNAYFKDSEIRKRMYSRAGNLWRVIRGDRRYRVQRETYRRDTLEVKYLYLSNGFLAVHVSESFEVLGLDSAALVRVVIDEGRQFRYGPKTVTGDAAHNFMFYCQKIADRLKDGEPINSFDLRQAVFDMKTHLANNGYPYARVAYDLDTTSPGELTPIAFTLEPDSLVRFGEVTVEGTEEFPEYTARRELKIRPGSLYRREDILGSQRRLFESGYFSTLQLKMAQNTADRLRPDFVLRVRERKSRFMTFRTGAGQSPVRDLIWDVSAGFGKRNFLGSRRYELLADYSFSVGTDSRLITHRYRLRFTEPWFLGFRMPLSLTFEVQPRKKDATNNFDKRAWAVSASTRMRFGEKLLAGLGIEFQYVKISGVPEAQILTLKKLTENRERRKIFAQIRRDSRDDLFIPRRGVVADLSAQFFGGFLGGSENFVKVQAAWSRYGVFWPGWIAATRIMGSRSQAFGESDEVPLDEVIYLGGANTIRAFAENQLGRFTVADLPVGPRYTFVFNQEFRWRTLQVFKVIPVLSSLMRSFPLWQSVFFDMGNGFRSRREMSFNNMAFSYGTGIQIVSPAGPIRVDYARRIPNESFGFDERWHFTILYAF, from the coding sequence GTGAAACGCTTCGTACCGGTTGCCCTGGCGGGGATGCTTCTGACGGTGGCCTTTTCATTGGCCCGTGCCGACGACCGCGCCACCCTTCGCTGGATTCGAAGCAAACCGCCCATTGATTCCATTGCCGTTGAAGGCAACGCGTACTTCAAGGATTCGGAAATCCGCAAGCGCATGTATTCGCGCGCCGGAAACCTCTGGCGGGTCATCCGCGGCGACAGGCGCTACCGTGTGCAGAGAGAAACGTACCGCCGCGACACGCTCGAGGTGAAGTACCTGTACCTCTCCAACGGCTTCCTGGCGGTGCACGTCAGCGAGAGTTTTGAGGTGCTGGGACTTGATTCGGCGGCCCTGGTGCGGGTCGTTATCGACGAGGGACGGCAATTCAGGTACGGCCCCAAAACCGTCACCGGCGATGCCGCGCACAATTTCATGTTCTACTGTCAGAAGATTGCCGACCGTCTGAAGGACGGCGAACCCATCAACAGCTTTGACCTGCGTCAGGCCGTCTTCGACATGAAAACACACCTGGCCAACAACGGGTATCCGTACGCCCGGGTTGCCTACGATCTGGACACGACCTCCCCGGGGGAACTGACGCCGATTGCGTTTACACTCGAGCCGGACTCACTGGTGAGGTTCGGCGAGGTTACGGTTGAGGGAACCGAGGAATTCCCGGAGTATACCGCCAGGCGGGAACTCAAGATTCGCCCCGGATCGCTCTACCGGCGTGAAGACATCCTCGGATCGCAGCGGCGCCTGTTTGAGTCCGGGTATTTCAGCACCCTGCAGTTGAAGATGGCGCAGAATACCGCCGACCGGCTCAGGCCGGATTTCGTTCTGAGAGTGCGCGAACGCAAGTCGAGGTTTATGACGTTCCGGACCGGCGCCGGCCAGTCACCCGTGCGTGACCTCATCTGGGACGTCTCGGCGGGATTCGGTAAGCGCAATTTCCTCGGCTCGCGGCGTTACGAGTTGCTGGCCGACTACTCGTTCAGTGTCGGCACCGATTCGCGCCTGATCACTCACCGCTACCGTCTCCGTTTCACCGAACCGTGGTTCCTCGGGTTTCGCATGCCGCTGAGCCTGACGTTCGAGGTGCAGCCGCGCAAGAAGGACGCCACCAACAACTTCGACAAACGCGCCTGGGCGGTCTCCGCGTCCACGCGCATGCGTTTCGGCGAAAAGCTGCTGGCCGGTCTCGGTATTGAGTTCCAGTACGTCAAGATCTCCGGTGTACCCGAAGCACAGATTCTCACACTCAAGAAGCTCACCGAAAACCGGGAGCGCCGCAAGATCTTCGCGCAGATCCGACGCGACAGTCGTGACGACCTGTTCATCCCGCGACGCGGCGTCGTCGCCGACCTGAGCGCCCAGTTCTTCGGCGGTTTTCTCGGCGGCAGCGAGAACTTCGTCAAGGTGCAGGCGGCCTGGTCGCGCTACGGTGTCTTCTGGCCCGGATGGATCGCCGCCACCCGTATCATGGGAAGCCGCTCGCAGGCCTTCGGCGAATCGGACGAGGTCCCGCTTGACGAGGTCATCTATCTCGGGGGCGCCAACACCATCCGCGCCTTCGCGGAAAACCAGCTCGGCCGCTTCACGGTTGCCGACTTACCGGTCGGCCCGAGGTACACGTTCGTGTTCAACCAGGAGTTCCGCTGGCGGACGTTGCAGGTGTTCAAGGTTATTCCCGTGCTCAGCAGCCTGATGCGCTCATTTCCCCTGTGGCAGTCGGTGTTCTTCGACATGGGCAACGGCTTCAGGTCCCGCCGCGAGATGAGCTTCAACAACATGGCGTTCAGTTACGGCACGGGTATTCAGATCGTCTCGCCGGCCGGGCCGATCCGCGTCGATTACGCCCGCCGCATCCCCAACGAGAGTTTTGGTTTTGACGAACGCTGGCACTTTACTATATTGTACGCGTTCTAA
- a CDS encoding translocation/assembly module TamB domain-containing protein, whose product MRRWKKVLIVAVVLAVVLVGAGYSYFFHLGGLERTINRQIAGRLGEDSPVSVRVGEIKGSLFSGVVVQNVIVTYADSLYNYRLATVASLTAGYSFSNLWRKNYIFDYVYVDSAIVTLVKDGSGRLVVPSFTGEGDSARSLDVVVDELHLDRCRLAVVGPYDTIDVRDLTLLCAVRSEKGTYSASIKQLAFDSNVEDLRLTAASGNVTFTGKDVAFQDITLVSGETRLKANGTVDVGDGSGQVDFAADRLDVAAVSRVMGANLRGILDVNGTMSFGEAGLAGTVDLGGDFLIAHFDNLVADFRYVDRRLTLDTLYGTILGNCAVDGRGTVDLSGDTETYHLAAEIKDFNLERLVASGFASDLTGRISLDGRSFQKDAMVLDIDMEFMESMFGQYPIQYALGSVRLTRDSLRFRDSFRIDYYENRFSVTGKIDFRNDIELAVEVDLDNLDRYRGKLFIDQPGGRGVVSARLSGRTADPDLSGTFTSDSLWLYGLYADTAVASFDIARFLTGKYGYVQTRFLRGSAWQAPYDSAFVRLTLDSTRAFIDSVCFSGDFTSAVARGMLDWGVDPQRLVLDTFSLSILERAFYNRSSIRIAIDSTGFEFERASIGDDTAGLSVTGRINYDETMDLALAVERVPVAPWMRLRDEEFPFDGYLSCEASLTGSIAAPRFSLYGAVDSLTYKQLTLGDLTLIAGYENRRLTIDSFVVLSDPGVYRATGYLYLDLAFTADSLERVLDEPFDLHVTARDNRFDLVSLFMPSVEQLEGDFFADVRIGGKPSAPHLEGRAYLNHGMLKYYDLADSIFTDSAGVTMQDNRIIIEGVTAYVKDRRKGGRRSYAEIEGVITVKSLENFHYDLDVTLQKEFPFKYDLDDIDGVVEGELHIEGDTPPLVTGDLTLISIMYRANFASADEGSPIMAAFSGENTWDLNINVDILSNYWIKNDDIDAEFSGFMNLIRENGRYRFVGEMDILRGRGFLFDKTFRIEPYSQVIFEGTEYPNPRLDITAYTRIPGVSFQEEERQDFTELGIHVTGTLENPEFNTTADDTTFTREDILPLIVANYYGGQAGSAGRFEQRMTQLISSQVSRIGSQQLSQLGVETFEIDPAYGGENGLTDTRVTLGFYTGPNLYIYGRSALSGQRGQALGFEYRFSRSLLLEGRRDEEELYHLNLNLHWEF is encoded by the coding sequence ATGCGTCGCTGGAAAAAGGTGCTCATCGTAGCGGTTGTCCTGGCCGTTGTGCTTGTCGGCGCCGGGTACTCGTACTTCTTTCATCTCGGGGGGCTGGAACGAACCATCAATCGGCAGATCGCCGGCCGCCTGGGAGAGGATTCCCCGGTGTCGGTGCGAGTGGGGGAAATCAAGGGCAGCCTGTTCTCGGGCGTCGTCGTTCAGAACGTGATCGTTACCTATGCCGATTCCCTGTACAACTACCGGCTTGCCACGGTGGCGAGCCTGACAGCCGGCTATTCTTTCTCCAATCTCTGGAGGAAAAACTACATTTTTGACTACGTCTACGTCGATTCGGCGATAGTCACGCTGGTGAAGGATGGTTCCGGGCGCCTGGTCGTACCCTCTTTCACCGGCGAAGGTGACAGCGCTCGATCCCTCGACGTCGTGGTCGACGAGCTGCACCTGGATCGCTGCCGGCTGGCCGTGGTGGGTCCGTATGACACCATCGACGTCCGCGACCTCACCCTTCTGTGCGCCGTGCGCTCCGAGAAGGGGACCTACTCGGCGTCGATCAAGCAGCTTGCCTTCGACTCGAACGTCGAGGACCTTCGTCTGACGGCCGCCAGCGGGAACGTGACGTTTACCGGCAAGGACGTCGCCTTTCAGGATATCACTCTCGTCTCCGGTGAGACTCGCCTGAAAGCAAACGGCACCGTCGACGTCGGCGACGGCTCCGGCCAGGTCGACTTCGCCGCCGATCGCCTCGACGTGGCGGCGGTCTCCCGGGTGATGGGCGCGAACCTTCGCGGGATTCTCGATGTCAACGGCACGATGTCGTTCGGTGAAGCGGGCCTTGCCGGGACGGTCGACCTCGGCGGCGACTTTCTCATAGCCCATTTTGATAACCTTGTGGCCGATTTTCGCTACGTCGACCGGCGGCTGACCCTCGACACGCTGTACGGGACCATCCTCGGCAACTGCGCCGTGGACGGTCGGGGCACGGTCGACCTCTCCGGTGACACCGAGACGTATCATCTGGCCGCCGAGATCAAGGACTTCAATCTCGAGCGCCTCGTTGCCAGCGGTTTCGCCTCCGACCTCACCGGACGCATCAGTCTCGACGGGCGGTCGTTTCAAAAAGACGCCATGGTGCTTGACATAGACATGGAGTTCATGGAGTCGATGTTTGGTCAATACCCTATCCAGTACGCCCTTGGCTCCGTGCGCCTCACGCGTGACTCGCTGCGCTTTCGGGATTCCTTTCGAATCGACTACTATGAGAACCGCTTCTCCGTCACCGGGAAGATTGACTTCAGGAACGACATAGAACTTGCCGTCGAGGTCGACCTGGACAACCTGGACCGCTACCGGGGCAAGCTGTTCATCGACCAGCCGGGCGGACGTGGTGTCGTCAGTGCCCGGCTTTCGGGCCGCACCGCCGATCCGGACCTGAGCGGGACGTTTACCTCCGACTCGCTCTGGCTGTACGGTCTGTATGCGGACACGGCAGTGGCATCGTTCGATATTGCACGTTTCCTGACGGGCAAGTACGGATACGTCCAGACACGATTCCTGCGCGGTTCGGCCTGGCAGGCGCCGTACGACAGCGCCTTTGTGCGCCTGACTCTCGATTCGACCCGCGCCTTTATTGACAGCGTGTGTTTCTCCGGCGACTTCACCTCGGCGGTTGCCCGGGGAATGCTCGACTGGGGAGTCGACCCGCAGCGCCTGGTCCTCGATACCTTCAGCCTGTCCATTCTCGAACGGGCCTTTTATAATCGATCGTCTATCCGGATTGCCATCGATTCAACGGGGTTTGAGTTTGAACGTGCCTCTATCGGTGACGACACCGCCGGTCTCTCGGTTACGGGCCGGATCAACTATGACGAGACCATGGACCTGGCGCTGGCGGTCGAGCGCGTGCCCGTGGCGCCGTGGATGCGCCTGCGTGACGAGGAATTCCCCTTCGACGGGTACCTGTCCTGTGAGGCGTCGCTGACCGGCAGCATCGCGGCCCCCCGATTCAGCCTGTACGGTGCCGTAGATTCCCTGACGTACAAGCAATTGACGCTGGGCGACCTTACCCTCATAGCCGGCTACGAGAACAGGCGGCTGACCATCGACAGTTTCGTGGTCCTGTCCGATCCCGGGGTTTACCGCGCCACCGGATACCTGTACCTTGATCTGGCCTTTACCGCGGACTCCCTGGAGCGCGTCCTGGACGAGCCGTTTGATCTGCACGTCACGGCCCGGGACAACCGGTTTGACCTGGTCAGCCTGTTCATGCCGTCCGTCGAGCAGCTTGAGGGTGACTTCTTCGCCGACGTGCGCATCGGCGGCAAGCCGTCCGCGCCCCATCTCGAAGGTCGGGCGTATCTCAATCACGGCATGCTGAAGTACTATGACCTGGCCGATTCGATCTTCACGGACTCCGCCGGCGTCACCATGCAGGACAACCGAATCATCATCGAGGGTGTTACCGCGTACGTGAAGGACAGGCGCAAGGGCGGTCGCCGGAGTTACGCGGAGATTGAAGGAGTCATTACGGTAAAGTCGCTGGAGAATTTCCACTATGACCTCGACGTTACGCTGCAGAAGGAGTTCCCCTTCAAGTACGACCTGGACGACATTGACGGCGTGGTCGAGGGAGAGCTTCACATTGAGGGCGATACGCCTCCGCTCGTGACGGGCGATCTGACGCTCATTTCCATCATGTATCGGGCCAACTTTGCCTCGGCCGACGAGGGTTCGCCGATCATGGCGGCCTTCTCGGGCGAAAACACCTGGGACCTAAATATCAACGTCGATATCCTCTCCAACTACTGGATCAAGAACGACGACATCGACGCGGAGTTCAGCGGCTTCATGAACCTCATTCGTGAGAACGGCCGGTACCGCTTTGTCGGGGAAATGGACATACTCCGCGGCCGCGGCTTTCTCTTTGACAAGACCTTCCGCATCGAACCGTACAGCCAGGTGATCTTCGAAGGCACGGAGTATCCGAATCCGCGGCTCGACATTACCGCCTATACCCGCATCCCCGGGGTCAGTTTTCAGGAGGAGGAGCGGCAGGATTTCACCGAACTCGGTATTCACGTCACCGGCACGCTGGAGAACCCCGAGTTCAACACCACCGCCGATGACACCACCTTTACGCGTGAGGACATTCTCCCGCTTATCGTCGCCAACTACTACGGCGGGCAGGCCGGCTCCGCGGGTCGGTTCGAACAGCGAATGACGCAGCTCATATCCTCGCAGGTATCCCGGATCGGGTCTCAGCAGCTCAGCCAGCTGGGCGTGGAAACGTTCGAAATAGACCCGGCGTACGGCGGCGAGAACGGATTGACCGACACCCGCGTGACGCTCGGCTTCTACACCGGTCCCAACCTGTATATTTACGGCCGGTCGGCCCTCTCCGGGCAGCGCGGCCAGGCCCTGGGATTCGAATACCGTTTCAGCCGTTCGCTTCTGCTGGAAGGCCGGCGGGACGAGGAAGAACTGTATCACCTGAACCTGAATCTGCACTGGGAATTTTAG
- a CDS encoding pentapeptide repeat-containing protein gives MELNQQGTCQVLMFNDKPCGRALYDGGKCICHSDKQDKDIELFQQELDKIFADKEAELYDLRRFVFPVDGWRLPSEFNKSVFLYEARFCGEAGFSRARFSTDVTFLEARFSGTASFDGASFSGNADFYGAQFSGEAFFTFAEFSGKAGFDDAEFSDATFFDHLRFTGAADFHGAQFSGEADFTGAQFLGAADFHGTQFSRNAVFDAVLFRGKADFGDAKFLGVTDFNYAVFSSPADFEGARFSGLARFGGCSFGSTVNFRECHVLENGRLSFDREPERQLASLHMLYPWVPEEPKMFEHWADFSHMTVEKKDSPCFRKTHLAKCLFLETDVTKVSFTDVTWPTVPKFFKWFPRCAVCDEVWAAQKGKGDSPRPDYRAIARLNRQLQKNYAENLQYAQAGDFYIGEQEMERKAKGRLRQYLCASSLYKLVSYYGQSYLLPFFWLVLARLTFPLYFLYDGIKLYPNAEGLHVDEVNYAWSWRPWDCLFLTRDYWNTFFNHLSFITFDRSAINLYGFQPYQKAIIVLQTVLIIILITFFLLALRRAFKRKSF, from the coding sequence ATGGAACTCAATCAGCAGGGCACTTGTCAGGTACTGATGTTCAATGATAAGCCCTGCGGCCGCGCGCTCTATGACGGCGGGAAGTGCATCTGCCACTCGGACAAGCAAGACAAGGATATAGAGCTTTTCCAGCAAGAGCTTGACAAGATCTTTGCAGACAAGGAGGCCGAGCTATACGATCTGAGACGGTTCGTGTTTCCCGTCGATGGTTGGAGACTGCCGAGCGAGTTCAATAAGAGTGTGTTCCTTTACGAAGCGCGCTTTTGCGGCGAGGCGGGTTTCTCTCGTGCGCGGTTTTCCACCGACGTGACATTCTTGGAGGCACGGTTTTCCGGTACGGCAAGTTTCGACGGAGCGAGCTTTTCCGGCAACGCGGATTTTTACGGTGCGCAGTTTTCCGGTGAGGCCTTTTTCACGTTTGCGGAGTTTTCCGGTAAAGCCGGTTTTGACGACGCAGAGTTCTCCGATGCGACGTTTTTCGACCATCTCCGGTTCACGGGCGCTGCGGATTTTCACGGTGCGCAGTTTTCCGGCGAGGCAGACTTCACTGGCGCGCAGTTTCTCGGCGCGGCGGATTTTCACGGCACGCAGTTTTCCCGCAACGCGGTTTTTGACGCCGTCCTATTCCGCGGCAAGGCGGATTTCGGTGACGCGAAGTTCCTCGGCGTTACGGATTTCAACTACGCGGTGTTTTCAAGTCCGGCGGATTTCGAGGGTGCCAGGTTTTCGGGTCTGGCCAGGTTCGGCGGGTGTTCTTTTGGCAGTACGGTGAATTTCAGAGAGTGCCATGTGCTTGAGAACGGCAGATTGAGCTTCGACAGAGAACCTGAACGTCAGTTGGCTTCGCTACACATGCTCTACCCCTGGGTTCCGGAAGAGCCGAAGATGTTCGAGCATTGGGCGGATTTTTCCCACATGACGGTCGAGAAGAAGGACTCGCCTTGTTTTCGGAAAACACACCTCGCCAAATGTCTCTTCCTTGAGACGGATGTCACGAAAGTCAGCTTTACTGACGTCACGTGGCCAACTGTGCCGAAATTCTTCAAATGGTTTCCCAGATGCGCCGTATGTGATGAAGTTTGGGCCGCACAGAAAGGGAAGGGTGACTCCCCCAGGCCTGACTACCGGGCTATTGCTCGCCTGAATCGCCAGCTTCAGAAGAACTACGCGGAGAACCTTCAGTACGCACAGGCCGGGGATTTCTACATCGGCGAGCAGGAAATGGAACGCAAGGCCAAAGGTCGCCTGCGCCAGTACTTGTGCGCCAGCTCTCTGTACAAACTGGTGTCATACTACGGCCAGAGCTACCTGCTGCCGTTCTTCTGGCTGGTGCTCGCGCGCCTTACGTTTCCGTTGTATTTCCTTTACGACGGGATAAAGCTCTACCCTAACGCAGAGGGCCTGCACGTCGACGAGGTCAATTATGCGTGGAGTTGGCGGCCCTGGGATTGTCTGTTCTTGACGCGGGACTATTGGAACACGTTTTTCAACCACCTGTCATTTATCACTTTTGACCGCTCGGCGATCAACCTGTACGGGTTTCAGCCGTACCAGAAGGCGATTATTGTTCTGCAAACGGTTCTCATAATCATCCTGATTACGTTCTTCCTGCTGGCCCTGCGGCGGGCTTTCAAGCGCAAGAGCTTCTGA
- a CDS encoding metal-dependent hydrolase — protein MPQARFLGHSCVMLTEGEHRLIIDPYITGNPQAPVAATEIDVNYVLLTHGHGDHVGDALAIAQRTGATIIANYELASLCARGGATIHPMHIGGARKFDFGRVKLTIAHHGGGYGEDASVYTGPAVGFLINIGGRTVYHPGDTGLFYDMTLIGEMNEIDLAFLPIGDNFTMGIDDAVKAVEFLKPKRVVPVHYDTFDVIQASPQEFSDKVKGSQVVILKPGDSLDF, from the coding sequence ATGCCACAAGCGAGATTCCTGGGCCATTCCTGCGTCATGCTGACCGAGGGAGAGCACCGGCTGATCATCGACCCCTATATCACCGGCAACCCGCAGGCGCCGGTGGCGGCCACGGAGATCGACGTAAACTACGTGCTCCTGACACACGGGCACGGCGACCACGTGGGGGACGCCCTGGCTATCGCCCAACGGACCGGGGCGACTATCATCGCCAACTACGAGCTGGCCAGCCTGTGCGCCAGGGGGGGCGCGACCATCCACCCGATGCACATCGGCGGCGCGCGGAAATTCGACTTCGGCCGCGTCAAGCTGACTATCGCCCATCACGGCGGCGGCTACGGCGAGGACGCCTCGGTCTACACCGGCCCGGCGGTCGGGTTTCTCATCAACATCGGCGGGCGCACCGTCTACCACCCGGGCGACACCGGCCTGTTCTACGACATGACACTGATAGGGGAGATGAACGAGATCGACCTGGCCTTCCTGCCCATCGGCGACAACTTCACTATGGGCATCGACGACGCCGTCAAGGCGGTCGAGTTCCTGAAGCCCAAACGGGTGGTCCCGGTCCACTACGACACCTTCGACGTCATCCAGGCCTCGCCGCAGGAGTTCTCCGACAAGGTCAAGGGATCACAGGTGGTGATCCTCAAACCCGGCGACTCGCTCGACTTTTAG
- the mnmA gene encoding tRNA 2-thiouridine(34) synthase MnmA, producing the protein MARKKVLVALSGGVDSSVAALLLGEQGYDVVGAHMKLWDYVDVGGDIHRDGRCCTLESITDCRFVCDAIGAPFYVLNMSEHFRKAVIENFVSEYRSGRTPNPCVACNSEVKWTEFLRKAREIGCDYIATGHYSFVEKAGNGRWRIRRGVDFTRDQSYVLWGLSQEALSMTLMPLGGLEKSEVRQIARRHKLRTAERPESREICFVADDDYRRFLVEFEAKQGRRHEPGEIVHTDGRVLGRHNGTAFFTIGQRKGLGIAHPTPLYVQEIDTRANRVIVGDNDTLFRSELTAQRVNWVGREPSSEPFEAAVKIRYLHPAAPATVTPLTDSSVHVTFENTQRAITPGQSVVFYEGDILSGGGIIA; encoded by the coding sequence ATGGCTCGAAAGAAAGTTCTCGTTGCCCTTTCCGGCGGAGTCGATTCCTCGGTCGCCGCCCTTTTGCTCGGGGAGCAGGGGTACGACGTTGTCGGGGCGCATATGAAACTGTGGGACTACGTCGACGTCGGCGGCGATATCCACCGCGACGGCCGCTGCTGCACGCTGGAATCGATCACCGACTGCCGCTTTGTGTGCGACGCTATCGGCGCGCCGTTTTACGTGCTGAACATGTCGGAGCACTTCAGGAAAGCCGTCATCGAGAACTTCGTCTCCGAGTACCGCTCCGGCCGCACGCCCAACCCGTGCGTGGCCTGCAACTCCGAGGTCAAGTGGACCGAATTCCTCCGCAAGGCCCGCGAAATAGGCTGTGACTATATCGCTACCGGTCATTACTCCTTTGTCGAGAAAGCCGGCAACGGCCGCTGGCGCATCCGTCGGGGCGTCGACTTTACCCGCGACCAGTCCTACGTGCTGTGGGGGCTGTCGCAGGAGGCGCTGTCGATGACCCTCATGCCGCTGGGCGGGCTGGAGAAATCCGAGGTCAGGCAGATCGCCCGCAGGCACAAACTTCGCACCGCCGAACGCCCCGAGTCCCGCGAGATATGCTTTGTCGCCGATGATGACTACCGACGGTTCCTTGTCGAGTTCGAGGCCAAGCAGGGCCGCCGCCACGAGCCGGGGGAGATCGTCCACACCGACGGCCGCGTGCTCGGCAGGCACAACGGCACCGCCTTTTTCACCATCGGCCAGCGCAAGGGACTCGGCATTGCGCACCCCACCCCGCTGTACGTGCAGGAGATCGATACCAGGGCCAACCGCGTCATAGTCGGCGACAACGACACCCTTTTCAGAAGCGAACTGACCGCCCAGCGCGTCAACTGGGTCGGCCGGGAACCGTCGAGCGAACCGTTTGAGGCCGCCGTCAAGATCCGCTACCTGCACCCGGCCGCACCGGCCACCGTCACGCCCTTGACAGACAGCTCCGTCCATGTTACCTTCGAGAACACGCAGCGCGCCATCACACCGGGGCAGTCAGTGGTTTTTTACGAGGGTGACATCCTGTCGGGCGGCGGGATTATCGCGTAG